One Nicotiana tomentosiformis chromosome 1, ASM39032v3, whole genome shotgun sequence genomic window, ttttttggaaatTCATGGTATTTGAGACGATTAAATAATCTGAGCTTTTGCAAGCTTTTTGGAATGACATGGGAAAGAATCTTGATGGAACAGAATTTGCTCAAGGTGGAAGCTGGTGAAAATTTCAGAGATCGAGCAAACATGGTTGATGACTAGTCCATTGGAGAAGATGACGATGGGTGGGGTGGGGtccttatttttatattttattttattttcaaactgtttttaatttttaaaagttaaatCCACGTGTCCTCATTTTATTCGTCACTATGGCGTGTGAATTACACGCAACTTTTGTGTTTGGCTGCCTACGAATTTTGTGTCTAAATGACACAATAAAGCCTTGGATTCAAATGGATCAAACTTAAGATAGAGTGTCTAAGTGAAAAGAGATGATAACTTTAAGGGGCAATCAATGTATTCTGCCTAGAAACTATTATTGGACAGAAGTCTTTTAATTCTCCATTAGAGATATGACCTATTCTCTCGTGCCATAAAGAAACTGACTACTGGATGGTTAATTTACCATTATTACCAGTTATGTTAACATACAATGTTCATTGAACGAAACAATCATATCAAGTAAGCATAGATTATTATAACCTAATAAAGAACCGGGACCAACCAATTTTGAATTATGAAAGAGACTAATTATTTTCTTCATAAAAATAACCAAACTTATCTAATATAATAACAGAAATCAAATTCCATCCAAGAAAAATAGTGCAACATAAGTGTCGTTCAAATTCAAATAAAATCCGTTCTTAACAATAATCTAAAAGTTCCAATTGCTTCGACTTTCACCGACTTGCTGTCACTATTGTAGATGTATCTTTCACCATCATTAGGCTTTCGATAGTTTAGGCAACCTTGAATAGACATAGTGATGTGAGTTATTATACCAGAATCTGTCCACCATCTATGTCTTGGTACCGAAATCAAATTAACCTTAGAACAAACAAAATTAAGAGGTGTACCTTTCTTTGCACGCCATGCATGATGGTTGGTACAATCCTTCTTTTTATGACCTGCAGCTTGACAAAAGAAACAACCATATGTAATTGGTTCATAATGTTGTTTCTCTTGTGGTGTTGTATCCACGGCTTCCTTATTATTTCTCTTCATGTATTTCCTTTTGTCCTTAGGTACAGCGGCTAAGTGAGCACTTTCTATCTTTTCCTGCTTCAGTCTATCCTCTTCCTGGACACAGTGTGAGATGAGCTCATTTAGAGACCAAGTCTCTTTCTTACTATTATAGCCCACCTTAAACTGACTAAATTGTAGTGGAAGGGATATCAAAACCAAATGCACTAGCAAGTCCTCAGAGAAGTCCAACTTAAGTGCTTTCAACTTAGAAAAAAGATGAGATATTCGCATGATGTACTCCCTGATGTTACTTTTTTCTTGATACCTCATTGAAATCAGACTTGTCAAGAGTGTACCAATTTCAGCCTTTTCACTCTTGACAAATACTTTTTTAATATTAGCCATAAACTCTTTAGCCATCTTAACCTTGTCGGACATAGTGCCCCTGAATGTTTCTGGAATGGCTTTCTTCATGATCATCATACACATGCGATTTGATATCTCCCACCTTTCCATATCTCTCTTTTCATTAGAGGTACTCTTATCTCTAAGAGGTGGTGGAGAACCAATCCTTAACGCGAGATCGAGATCCAAAACTCCGAGAACTATGTTGAGATACTCTTACCATGACTTGAAGTTAGCGACATTCAACAAAGGAATTGAATTGTTGTTGGCAGTAATATTTGCAGGAGTAATTTCAGCTAAATCAGAGAACAATAAATAACAAAATAAGCTTACATATACTTAaaatcaaaatgaaaataaatttgaataAAGGTAAACCTCATCTCAAGGTACCGGTCACTCCATTAATTTTTCATCTTTGAGTGGTATCTTGGTGTAGTAATCAAACACTGACAATAAAGAACATGTCGAATAGTAAATCTTCCTTTGGACCGAATTATTATTTACACGTAAAATCAAATAATCATCATGTGTTTATTACCACAAGAATGCACATACAATTCTGTTAAATATTGAACTTCCTTTGGGCCGATCAATATTCACATAGGTTACACATACACAACCTTTTATATTCCAAAATAAATAAATCTTCAGAAGAGAAGTCACTTTGGCAACATCAAGTTTCGACTTTATTTATCTCAAAATATATACAACTATGCCAATAGTAAACTTGAAATTCTCCAAACCGAAACATATAAATTTTCAAGTCAAATAAATTATAGTGGGCCTGAAATTTTAACTAGGGAGAATGACACAGTTACCcataaaaataaaactatttaccCTTGCCTACCCATTTATTTTTTtacccatcaaactaattacATTTCCTACCCATAGTAGTTTTTGTGgggaattttctcttttttctccaatACTTTTTTATTTCaatgcttcttttcttttcttttttcctttttttctttcttttctccttttctcttttcacgttttcttcttatttttttcgtttttccttttctaatttcatttaacttgtttttttatattctttttctcttcataatctaattatatttactattttttattattctttattttatacaataagaaaaaataactgatatagtaaatatttgttcaccttttttttaatataactagtataatataccttttgtcttttttctcattttttaaattcaattattaaactgaaataatatcagttATCACTTGATCTAATTCACTGAATATCATATTGACTGCTGCTGAGCACCATAAATTACATAATCAGGTTCTAAGAATCAACACGTGATTGCCATGCAAACCTTGATCTCCTTCTCTATAAATATCAGTACATACTCGaccattagcagtaacacaaCCAGTTATGGAGAAAGAAAACATAATCTGCAAAGCGGACAGCTCCTCGCAGAAGTGTgtccgctgatgcgcacaaaatcccgcagaagcgaaaacccctgggcagtacaaaaacagaggagttccgagcttttgccatttttgggcatttcaagctcaggctgggcgattttgagcgaggttttcactggaaatcttgaggtaagtcacttgtgatcatttctacttca contains:
- the LOC104108970 gene encoding uncharacterized protein, whose amino-acid sequence is MERWEISNRMCMMIMKKAIPETFRGTMSDKVKMAKEFMANIKKVFVKSEKAEIGTLLTSLISMRYQEKSNIREYIMRISHLFSKLKALKLDFSEDLLVHLVLISLPLQFSQFKVGYNSKKETWSLNELISHCVQEEDRLKQEKIESAHLAAVPKDKRKYMKRNNKEAVDTTPQEKQHYEPITYGCFFCQAAGHKKKDCTNHHAWRAKKGCLNYRKPNDGERYIYNSDSKSVKVEAIGTFRLLLRTDFI